One region of Flavobacterium sp. KACC 22763 genomic DNA includes:
- a CDS encoding DUF4249 domain-containing protein translates to MNKLKKYTIMNRVLALMTLLFVFSFASCEDVVNLDLETGETKLVVDAEIIWKKGTDGKEQTIKISKTAPYYSGSTPKVSGAQVRVENSNGDIFTFNETEAGVYKCTNFVPVIDADYKLFITAEGQSFTAVEKLTSVTPINKIEQNIVPDFGGEDVIEVTFYYNDPVDQVNFYVTDFQSEFLIYPEYEITNDEFYNGNEISTRYSHEDKMKPGNILKITHRGVSKNFFNYWKLILEASSSNPFLVPPGNIRGNIINTSDANNFAFGYFRLCEADQVDYLVK, encoded by the coding sequence ATGAATAAATTGAAAAAATATACGATAATGAACAGAGTGCTAGCATTAATGACTCTTCTTTTTGTTTTTTCTTTTGCGTCATGCGAAGATGTGGTCAATCTGGATCTGGAAACAGGAGAAACCAAATTGGTTGTCGATGCCGAAATTATCTGGAAAAAGGGAACTGACGGAAAGGAACAAACCATAAAAATCAGTAAAACGGCTCCTTATTACAGCGGTTCTACGCCAAAAGTTTCGGGAGCGCAAGTACGAGTAGAAAACAGCAACGGAGATATTTTTACTTTTAACGAAACCGAAGCGGGAGTTTATAAATGCACCAATTTTGTTCCAGTAATTGATGCCGATTATAAATTGTTTATTACTGCCGAAGGACAAAGTTTCACAGCAGTTGAAAAACTGACTTCTGTAACGCCAATAAATAAAATAGAGCAAAATATTGTTCCTGATTTTGGCGGAGAAGATGTAATTGAGGTAACATTTTATTACAACGATCCAGTAGATCAAGTTAATTTTTACGTAACCGATTTTCAAAGTGAATTCTTAATCTATCCTGAATACGAAATCACGAATGATGAGTTTTATAACGGAAACGAAATCAGTACGAGATATTCTCATGAAGATAAAATGAAACCTGGAAACATTCTCAAAATCACCCACAGAGGCGTTTCTAAAAACTTCTTCAATTACTGGAAACTAATTTTAGAAGCTTCAAGCTCAAATCCTTTTCTTGTTCCGCCAGGAAATATTAGAGGAAATATTATAAATACTTCAGATGCTAATAATTTTGCATTTGGCTATTTCAGACTTTGCGAAGCCGATCAAGTTGATTATTTAGTGAAATAA
- a CDS encoding TonB-dependent receptor, whose translation MKHIISACFFLFSLCMSAQSVTVTVDQNVTLKEFFKQIESQTDFKFAFTDQIDTNKKYFTQKNTYKNVEISKLITELNQTSIVQFSIVGNNIFVKQKSQTPKPAKKKSKLTGHVYDDERQPVIGANIYIKELETGVVTDANGKYSMDVPNGTYTVQVSYVGFKNEEKRVSVSDDTKVNFNVDADSQQLGEVIVMNNKAVDIKTTQMSVNKLSMQEIKRIPVAMGEPDPLKSILTLPGVTNAGEASSGFNVRGGAADQNLILLDGAPVYADSHMFGFFSIFNADIVNGLDLYKGGIPSKFGGRVSSVLDVTQQTGDFEEYKVNGGIGIISSRLLVQGPLQKEKGSFILSGRASYAHLFMKLADNKNSAMFYDLNAKLNYRFNAKNTLSFSGYFGNDLFDISDRFASTYGSTMGILSWKHKFSDRLNSNLSTFYSDYRFNLEIPVESFKWDSNIASYGLKYNWNFQQSEKFKINYGIDGLYYNFNPGVVQPTTPDSQFNYMQLDKKYALEASAFVDFENQITEKLNFRYGLRYSMFYRLGDETISTYENGQAVVYNPLYKIYEEGTPNGSISYGKGKTISKFNNFEPRAALSYAFNDETSIKASYNRMAQYIHILSNTQSPLPMSIWTPSGPFTKPQLLDQYAMGYFRNFKDGDYSLETELFYKNVQNRIDYIDGADVLANNNIEQVILNGKARSYGMELLFRKNTGVFTGWISYTLSRAEQKTPGRTPEEPGIANGDWYLSGYDKLHNLSIVGSYELNPKWSFNGNFTLQSGQPVTYANGYYEMGGIHVPNYSLRNENRLPLFHHLDVAATYTPKPDKKKGWQSYWVFSLYNIYNRKNAASMSFTTNEDTGANETRRLSIFGIVPGVSYNFKF comes from the coding sequence ATGAAGCATATAATTTCAGCGTGCTTTTTTTTATTCAGTTTATGTATGTCTGCCCAGAGCGTCACAGTAACTGTAGATCAAAATGTAACTTTAAAAGAATTCTTCAAACAGATCGAAAGTCAAACCGATTTTAAATTTGCTTTTACAGATCAGATAGATACCAATAAAAAGTATTTTACGCAAAAAAATACTTATAAGAATGTTGAAATCAGCAAGCTAATTACGGAATTAAACCAAACTTCTATTGTACAATTTTCGATAGTTGGCAATAATATTTTTGTGAAGCAGAAATCTCAAACTCCGAAACCAGCCAAAAAAAAAAGCAAGCTGACCGGTCACGTTTATGATGACGAAAGACAACCTGTTATTGGAGCCAATATTTATATTAAAGAATTGGAAACAGGTGTTGTAACAGATGCTAACGGAAAATACAGCATGGATGTTCCAAACGGAACTTATACTGTACAGGTGAGTTATGTAGGATTTAAGAATGAAGAGAAACGTGTCTCTGTATCAGACGATACCAAAGTCAACTTCAATGTAGATGCCGACAGCCAGCAATTGGGAGAAGTTATTGTAATGAACAATAAAGCGGTTGATATTAAAACCACTCAAATGAGTGTGAACAAGCTTTCGATGCAGGAAATCAAAAGAATTCCTGTTGCAATGGGAGAGCCTGATCCGTTAAAATCAATTTTGACTCTGCCGGGAGTTACCAATGCAGGTGAAGCCTCTTCGGGTTTTAATGTTCGTGGAGGTGCTGCCGATCAGAATTTGATTCTTTTGGATGGTGCGCCTGTTTATGCAGATTCACATATGTTTGGGTTCTTTTCTATTTTCAATGCTGATATTGTTAACGGTTTAGATTTATATAAAGGAGGAATTCCTTCAAAATTTGGAGGACGCGTTTCTTCTGTTCTCGATGTTACGCAACAAACGGGAGATTTTGAAGAATATAAAGTAAACGGAGGAATTGGAATTATCTCAAGCCGACTTTTAGTTCAAGGTCCTTTACAAAAAGAAAAAGGTTCGTTCATCCTTTCTGGACGAGCTTCGTATGCGCATTTGTTTATGAAACTGGCCGACAATAAAAACTCGGCCATGTTTTATGATTTGAATGCTAAATTAAACTATCGTTTTAATGCTAAAAACACATTGTCTTTTTCTGGTTATTTTGGAAATGATTTATTTGATATCAGTGATCGTTTTGCAAGTACTTACGGAAGCACAATGGGTATTTTGAGCTGGAAACATAAATTTTCTGATCGCTTAAACAGTAATTTATCTACTTTCTATAGTGATTACAGATTTAATCTAGAAATTCCGGTTGAAAGTTTTAAATGGGATAGCAACATTGCGAGTTACGGATTGAAATACAATTGGAATTTCCAACAATCTGAGAAGTTTAAAATCAATTACGGAATTGATGGTTTGTATTACAATTTCAATCCTGGAGTTGTACAGCCAACCACTCCAGATTCTCAGTTTAATTATATGCAATTGGATAAAAAATATGCTTTAGAAGCTTCTGCTTTTGTTGATTTTGAAAATCAGATTACAGAGAAACTGAATTTCCGTTACGGACTTCGTTACAGCATGTTTTATCGTTTAGGAGACGAAACCATCAGCACTTACGAAAATGGTCAGGCGGTAGTATATAATCCGTTGTATAAAATTTATGAGGAAGGAACGCCAAACGGAAGCATTTCGTACGGAAAAGGAAAAACCATCAGCAAGTTTAACAATTTTGAACCTCGAGCTGCCTTGTCTTATGCTTTTAATGACGAAACTTCTATAAAAGCGAGTTACAACAGAATGGCGCAGTACATTCATATTTTATCAAACACACAGTCTCCATTGCCAATGAGCATCTGGACACCAAGCGGCCCTTTTACAAAACCTCAACTTTTGGATCAGTACGCGATGGGGTATTTCAGAAATTTCAAAGACGGAGATTATTCATTAGAAACCGAGTTATTTTATAAAAATGTACAAAATCGTATTGATTATATTGACGGAGCTGATGTTTTGGCTAACAACAATATTGAGCAGGTTATTCTAAACGGAAAAGCGAGATCGTATGGAATGGAGCTGTTATTCAGAAAAAATACTGGTGTTTTCACTGGATGGATTTCGTACACTTTATCTCGTGCTGAACAAAAAACTCCGGGAAGAACTCCAGAAGAACCAGGAATTGCAAATGGCGACTGGTATTTATCTGGTTATGACAAATTGCATAATCTGAGCATTGTGGGAAGTTACGAACTGAACCCGAAATGGTCTTTTAATGGTAATTTCACTTTACAATCTGGTCAGCCTGTTACTTATGCTAATGGCTATTATGAAATGGGAGGTATTCATGTTCCTAACTATTCTTTGAGAAATGAAAACAGATTACCGCTTTTCCATCACTTAGATGTTGCGGCAACTTATACTCCTAAACCAGACAAAAAGAAAGGATGGCAAAGCTATTGGGTATTTAGCCTTTACAATATTTACAACAGAAAAAATGCCGCTTCTATGAGTTTTACAACCAATGAAGATACGGGAGCAAATGAAACCAGAAGACTTTCGATTTTCGGAATTGTTCCTGGGGTTTCTTATAATTTTAAATTTTAA